The following are encoded together in the Desulfurellaceae bacterium genome:
- a CDS encoding amidohydrolase, giving the protein MKVVDGDSHFIEPLDVYPRYIDPAFRERAMRVERDPASGKQRMLVDGRPMRLGSRDIDEMLSIIVGYGQKEDGSALNEFDRSLMSGGDWQNMDKRVQFLDAEGIDYQVLFPTLGLLWEGEVQDPGLAAALCRAYNTWAFEVCAGRLDRLFPSAHISLRDPALAVDEVQRVAKLGAHSIMLGSAPVAGKSFGHADYDPIWAAARDANVAVTIHPAGNKEYLGSAWYKHRNPGFMFISMNVIQDPRMSLSTMVYDGVFERFPELRVATVESMGSWVGEWIERFDYRYQYMRHTSQMKRPIREYFARNIWINADPSEKLLPFIVQFVGDEKFFVGSDYPHAEGFTQPIQTMRGLLSDLPAASLDKILGTNAAAFYRI; this is encoded by the coding sequence ATGAAAGTTGTTGACGGCGATAGCCACTTTATTGAACCGCTTGATGTCTACCCACGCTATATTGACCCGGCCTTCCGGGAGCGGGCCATGCGCGTGGAACGCGACCCGGCCAGCGGCAAACAGCGCATGCTGGTCGATGGCCGACCCATGCGGCTCGGCAGCCGGGATATCGACGAAATGCTCAGCATCATCGTCGGCTATGGGCAGAAGGAAGACGGCAGCGCGCTCAACGAGTTTGACCGTTCGCTGATGAGCGGCGGCGACTGGCAGAACATGGACAAACGGGTCCAGTTTCTCGATGCCGAGGGCATTGACTACCAAGTTCTGTTTCCGACCCTTGGGCTGTTGTGGGAGGGTGAAGTGCAAGATCCCGGGCTGGCCGCAGCGCTGTGCCGGGCCTACAACACCTGGGCGTTTGAGGTGTGTGCAGGCCGTCTGGACCGTCTCTTTCCGTCGGCCCATATCTCGCTCCGCGATCCCGCCCTGGCCGTCGACGAGGTTCAGCGGGTGGCCAAGCTGGGCGCCCATTCGATCATGCTCGGCTCGGCGCCGGTGGCGGGTAAAAGCTTTGGCCATGCGGACTATGACCCGATTTGGGCGGCCGCCCGGGACGCGAATGTCGCGGTGACTATTCATCCCGCCGGCAACAAGGAATACCTGGGCAGCGCCTGGTATAAACACCGCAATCCCGGCTTCATGTTCATCTCGATGAACGTGATCCAAGACCCGCGCATGTCGCTCAGCACAATGGTGTACGACGGGGTGTTTGAGCGCTTCCCCGAGCTGCGGGTAGCGACCGTCGAGTCGATGGGCAGCTGGGTCGGCGAGTGGATTGAGCGCTTTGACTACCGCTATCAGTATATGCGCCACACCTCGCAGATGAAGCGGCCAATCCGGGAGTATTTTGCCCGCAATATCTGGATCAATGCCGACCCGAGCGAAAAGCTGCTGCCATTCATTGTCCAGTTTGTGGGCGACGAGAAATTCTTTGTCGGCTCGGACTACCCGCACGCCGAAGGCTTTACCCAGCCCATCCAGACCATGCGCGGCCTGCTGTCAGACCTGCCGGCCGCCTCGCTGGACAAAATCCTGGGGACCAATGCGGCGGCATTCTACAGGATTTGA
- a CDS encoding carbonic anhydrase gives MSSTDAFLANNARYAEQFQKGEVPVRPGKQTVIVTCMDARIETGRLLGLEEGDAHVIRNAGGVVTDDVLRSLVISQRLLGTREIMLIHHTGCGMLSFRDDEVKAEIEADTGLRPAFALEAFPDLEEDVRQSIRRIMASPFVPVKDQIRGFVYDVETGRLHEVD, from the coding sequence ATGTCATCGACCGATGCGTTCCTGGCGAATAATGCCCGCTATGCCGAGCAGTTTCAGAAAGGCGAGGTGCCAGTCCGGCCCGGCAAGCAGACCGTGATCGTTACCTGTATGGATGCCCGTATCGAGACCGGCCGCCTGTTGGGCCTCGAGGAGGGTGATGCCCACGTTATACGCAACGCGGGCGGGGTCGTGACCGACGATGTGCTGCGCTCTCTGGTCATTTCACAGCGTTTGCTGGGAACCAGAGAGATCATGCTCATTCATCACACCGGGTGCGGGATGCTGAGCTTTCGCGACGACGAGGTGAAGGCCGAGATCGAGGCCGACACCGGCTTACGGCCCGCCTTTGCGCTCGAAGCCTTCCCAGACCTTGAGGAGGACGTGCGTCAATCCATACGTCGGATCATGGCCAGCCCCTTCGTGCCGGTGAAGGACCAGATACGCGGTTTTGTCTACGACGTGGAGACCGGTCGCCTGCATGAAGTCGATTGA
- a CDS encoding MFS transporter has translation MATILGSGMVFVDGSVVNIALPVVQRELQATLSQAQWVVEAYVLFLASLLLVGGALSDRLGRRPSFAAGIGVFTLASLGCGLAPDIQTLIAARVGQGVGGALLVPNSLALLRAAFSDRQRGRAVGTWSSGIAISSALGLVVGGWIVDHGSWRWVFFLNAPLALVVLSVVYWRIPDSPVGAPVGKLDWPGALLVTLGLGSLVYGLLEAPQLGFRHPFVFGALTLSAGVLAGFLLVERSSPAPMLPLGLFRSRTFRGVNLLTLLLYAALGGSLFFLPFCLIQVHGYSATQAGAAFLPMSAIMFTGSRWAGGLVARYGARRPLLIGPCVAAGGYAVLALLGHESRYWSGFFPGIVVVATGMMITVAPLTSTVLGAVDQRYAGLASGLNSAVSRTASLLAIAVLGIVAVSVFNAQLDRRLDALQVPAHIRHQLDVERAKLAAAQAPAGSDEQLRSALEGAIDDSFVTSFQWLMAIASGLALLSAGSVWWLIEDTGPDHTDVSLT, from the coding sequence GTGGCCACGATTCTGGGCTCCGGCATGGTGTTTGTCGACGGCAGCGTGGTGAATATCGCCCTGCCGGTCGTGCAGCGAGAGCTTCAGGCGACGCTCAGCCAGGCCCAGTGGGTGGTGGAGGCGTATGTCCTGTTTCTGGCCTCACTGCTGCTGGTCGGCGGTGCGCTGAGTGACCGGTTGGGACGCCGACCGAGCTTTGCCGCCGGGATCGGCGTGTTCACGCTGGCGTCCCTGGGGTGTGGTCTGGCGCCCGACATCCAGACCCTGATCGCCGCCCGGGTCGGGCAAGGCGTGGGCGGCGCCCTGCTGGTCCCGAACAGCCTGGCGCTGCTCAGGGCCGCCTTCTCTGACCGGCAGCGCGGCCGGGCGGTTGGCACCTGGTCGAGCGGGATTGCGATCTCGTCGGCCCTGGGTCTTGTTGTGGGCGGCTGGATTGTTGACCACGGCTCGTGGCGCTGGGTGTTTTTTCTCAATGCGCCGCTGGCCCTGGTTGTCCTGAGCGTGGTGTACTGGCGCATCCCCGACAGCCCGGTTGGCGCGCCGGTTGGCAAGCTGGACTGGCCCGGCGCGCTGCTGGTCACGCTGGGGCTGGGCAGCCTGGTCTACGGTCTGCTCGAAGCCCCGCAGCTCGGTTTCCGCCATCCGTTCGTGTTCGGGGCGCTGACGCTGAGCGCCGGCGTCCTGGCCGGGTTTCTCCTGGTCGAGCGCTCCAGCCCGGCCCCCATGCTGCCGCTCGGCCTGTTTCGGTCACGCACGTTCCGGGGGGTGAATCTGCTCACCCTGCTGCTGTACGCCGCGCTGGGCGGCAGCCTGTTCTTTTTGCCGTTCTGCCTGATTCAGGTCCACGGTTATTCCGCCACCCAGGCCGGGGCGGCATTTCTGCCGATGAGTGCCATCATGTTTACCGGCTCGCGCTGGGCCGGCGGTCTGGTGGCTCGCTACGGCGCCCGGCGGCCGCTGCTGATCGGGCCGTGTGTGGCGGCCGGCGGCTATGCCGTCCTGGCCCTGCTGGGCCATGAGAGTCGCTACTGGAGCGGTTTCTTTCCCGGCATCGTGGTGGTGGCGACCGGCATGATGATCACCGTCGCGCCGCTGACCAGCACCGTGCTGGGCGCGGTTGACCAGCGCTACGCCGGCCTGGCCTCGGGCCTGAACAGCGCGGTCTCACGGACGGCCAGCCTGCTGGCCATCGCCGTGTTGGGCATTGTGGCAGTCAGCGTGTTCAACGCCCAGCTCGACCGGCGGCTGGACGCGCTTCAGGTTCCAGCCCACATTCGACACCAGCTCGATGTCGAGCGCGCCAAGCTGGCCGCAGCCCAAGCCCCGGCCGGTTCCGATGAACAGCTTCGTTCGGCCCTGGAGGGGGCGATTGACGACTCTTTTGTGACGAGTTTTCAGTGGCTGATGGCGATTGCCTCGGGCTTGGCCTTGCTGAGCGCGGGCAGTGTGTGGTGGCTGATCGAGGATACCGGACCGGACCACACGGACGTTTCTCTGACGTAG